The segment TAGAAATTTTATTTGAAAGGATTAAAAATGTTAAGCAAAGAACAATTAGAAATGTTTGAAAAGGTTAGTATCCATATGACAAAAATGGAAAATGACCCAGAGTATCGCAAGAAAATCGAAAAAGAACTTTATCGTGGCGCACCTGATGAATTATTAGATGAGCTTGAAAAAGAAATTGCAGAACAAGAAGAGTTGGAATATGAGAAAAATTCAGTTAGTAAGCAAAATAAAGAGAATTGATTTTAGCTCAAATTCTTGGCTAAATGAAGTTTAAGAAAAAGCAATAACCAAAAATCTCTAAATCTAAATTTGTTGAGTTTTCCTTGCAATTAGTCGCCTCCATATTAAATTACGATATTTTATATTTACTTAATATAATTAATTATAAAATATTTAAAGAATTTGATTTATAAAAATAGCATTAATCAATAAAAGCAAATAATGAATTGGTTGTAGTAGATTAATATAAAAAGTTTTTAGTGAAATCAAAAATTTTAAATTTAATAAAAGGATAAGGCGATGCAAAACAATATAGCCGAAGAAGTAGTCGCAACAAATACTTCCGAAAATGCTGATAAAACGACTGAAAAAGAGGCAAAAAAGTATAAACGCAAAACAATCCAAGTCAGCGTTTATTTGCAACCAAATGAAATAGAATATTTGGATAAAATGTGCCATACACATTTTTTGACACGACCGACATATTTGCGAAAACTGCTTGTCGAAGATATTCATAAAAATACAAATGAAAGGATATAGGCTATGATTTTACAAGCAATTATTGAAAAAGATGAATACGGCTATTTTGCTTATGTTCCACAACTTCAAGGTTGCGTATCGCAGGGCAATACCTACGAAGAAGCATTAAGCAATATTAGGGAAGCTATGGAGCTTTATTTAGAGAGCTTACAAAAAGAATAAA is part of the Campylobacter sp. VBCF_01 NA2 genome and harbors:
- a CDS encoding P-loop NTPase fold protein is translated as MQNNIAEEVVATNTSENADKTTEKEAKKYKRKTIQVSVYLQPNEIEYLDKMCHTHFLTRPTYLRKLLVEDIHKNTNERI
- a CDS encoding type II toxin-antitoxin system HicB family antitoxin gives rise to the protein MILQAIIEKDEYGYFAYVPQLQGCVSQGNTYEEALSNIREAMELYLESLQKE